GGTAAGCAGGCCGGAATCGGAGCGGATTGGCTTAGATCCCGTATGCATTAGCAGTGAACCCCCTGTTCCATAAGTGGCCTTCACCATCCCCTCATGGAAACAAGCCTGGCCGAATAGAGCGCCTTGCTGATCTCCAACAGCTGCTGCAACTGGAATGCTGGCTCCGAATAGCGACTCGTCCGTCAAGCCATAGACATCGCTTGAAGGGCGGAGTTCGGGAAGAATGGCCAGTGGAATGCCCAGCTCATGTAACATTTTAGCGTCCCATTCGATTCGATTAATGTTAAACAGCATCGTTCGTGAAGCGTTGGAATAATCCGTAATATGCACCTTGCCGCCCGTCAAATTCCAAATCAGCCAAGTATCCACGGTTCCGAAAAGCAGTTCTCCCTTTTCAGCCTTTTCTCTAGCCCCCTCGATGTGATCGAGGATCCATTTAATCTTCGTACCTGAGAAATAGGAATCGATTAACAACCCCGTATTTTCTTTGACATATTCACTTAATCCCTGTTCTTTCAATTCTTGACAAACGTCTGCTGTTCGGCGATCCTGCCATACGATGGCGTTCATGACAGGCTTGCCTGTAGCCTTATCCCATAGAATTGTGGTCTCTCTTTGATTGGTAATTCCGATCCCTACGATATCCGACGCACTCGCATTCGCTTGTTTCAGAGCCTCTTTGGCTGTTTTTAATTGCGCTTCCCATATATCCATGGGATTGTGTTCTACCCAACCTGGCTTGGGATAGATTTGGGCAAAATCTTGATAAGCTACGGAAACAATATTGCCATTGTGATCGAACAATATCGTCCTTGTGCTTGTTGTTCCACAATCAAATGACATCACATATTTCTCTGCCACGCCAACCTCCCGCTTTCCTGTGCATTTATAGCTTGGAGCCACACGATTTAACCGCTTACAAATGCTTATATATGATTAGCTCTATGATCCGCTGCAACTTGTCATAATTGCCATGCAGGACTTCGAGCTAATCATGTACGTTATTCTTTTACACTGTCAGCAATGCCGCAATCCTTTATACTTCCATGCCATAACGGTGTACCTTATGCGTTGGATAAAAGGAGAACGAAGGAATCGTAACATCAGGTGTTCTTGTTGCAACGAAGAGAGTCGCTTCTGCAACATTCTCTACATCGATGCAGCTATTATAGATTCCCTCTTTCAGTTCTTTTTCATCCAGCCAGCCATCCGTATAAGCAGCAAGATCACCGTCATAAATCCCTGAATCGATGACTTTGGTCATTGGCGTCTTCACGTGAGAAGGATTGATTACGGTTACACCAATATTTTTATCTTTGCCTTCCAACAAAATATTTTTGCTAAGGCCCATCATGCCATGCTTCGAAGCGCGATATGGACTATGTCCTGGACAGGATGCTACTTTGGCTGAAGATGAACCCATATTGATGATTCTGCCACCCGTCGTTTGTTTTTCCATGTAGCGGAATGCTTCTCGACAGCACAGGAAGACCGCGGTCAAGTTGGGGCCAATTGTTTTGTTCCACTCTTCGAGCGTAGTCTGGCCGATTGGCGGAGACAAAGAATCACGTCCAGCACTATTCACAAGAAGATCAACACTGCCCCATTTATCATTGGCATACTTGAAGAAATTAGCAACTTCATCTTCTTCTGTTACATCGCCGACAATCCAATCACAGATGCCATTTTCAGCTTCGATCTCAGCAGCAACCTGCTTCATACGCTCTTCATCTATATCCACTAATAACACTTTACTGGCATTGGCAGCGAAAATTTTCGATACAGCTTCACCGATGCCTGAAGCGGCTCCAGTGACGATTGCAACTTTACCTTCTAATTGAGTTCCTTTAGGATACATATAATTCTTCCTCTCTAGTTTTGAATTCTGTTCTGGTTGCGTTGATGAATGGAATAAGGATTTATACTCTTATTATAGAATATTATTTTTCACTGTCAATACAAAAATAAAATTTTATTCGATAAAGGGTTTACAAAAATGAATTACAATCCCTTTTCACCGATTATTTCCTCTATTTTCGGATCATAAAGAAATTCTATTCGTTTATTCCCTATCATCCGATATCGCGGTTTGCCGCCATTCAGCAGGCCATCTGCCGCTTCTTCATCCAACAACACAATCACATTCGAATGTAATTGAAGGAAGGATGCCGGGCAACTTGTCGTAACGGGTCCCGTAAATGCTGCTTGAATAATGCTGCTTTTTGACTCGCCATGCGCGATAAACAGCACGCATTCTGCCTTCATAATTGGCCCCACTCCCATGGTGATAGCATGGCTAGGAATAGGTTCTTCAGCAGAAAAATATTTAGCGTTAGCACTTCGAGTGTCCTCCGTTAACGCCACAATATGCGTCTCACTGGAAAGATGCTGTCCCGGTTCGTTGAAACCAATATGTCCGTTTAACCCAATACCCAGCAGTTGGACATCGAGCGCCCCGGCTTCCCTCAGCAGCCTTTCATAGCGAATGATTTCCGCTTCAAGCGAAGGGGCCATTCCATTTGGAATATGGCAATGACTAGGAAGCATATCCAGATGCTGGAATAGGTGTTCTCGCATATAGGCCGAATAACTTTGCGGATGATCAACTGACAAACCGACATACTCGTCTAGATTATAGGTAGATGCATGTTTAAAGCTAACCGGTCTGAGTTTGAGTCTTTCAACCAACTCTTGGTAAATCCCTACAGGCGATGAACCCGTGGCAAGGCCAAGCTTGGGATGGGCTTTGTCCAGAACAACCCTTTCCAGGACTTCCGCGCCAATGCGATCAGCTTGCTGCGGATCGCCAAAAACAGCGATTCTCATCATCGTTACCCCCCTCGGAAGGCTTTCACTTTATCCACGAGCTGTCTGCTCTTCTCGGTAATGGAGGCATAATCCCCTTGACTGGCAGAGCTAATCAAAGAACCACCGACACCTACAGCAACGGCGCCCGCTTCGAACCAATCTGTGATGGTAGTCAGATTTACACCGCCAGTAGGCATCAGATTCACCTGAGGCAGCGGTCCTTTCAGGGAGCGGATCATGGATGGGCCATACGTCTCACCTGGGAACAATTTGATGATATCTGCGCCCGCTTCCATCCCTTCAATCGCCTCTTTGACGGTCATGGCTCCCGGCATACAGGGAATACCATAGCGGTTGCATAAGCGAATCACTTCTGTGTTAACAAACGGACTAACAACAAATTGCGCGCCCGATAGAATCGCGATACGAGCAGTTTCCGTATCGAGTACTGTCCCTGCACCAATCGTAACTTCTCCAGGCGAGAAATGATGCGATAATTTCTCGATCACTTGATGTGCAAACGGTATCGTGAATGTTATTTCCAAACTGGAAATACCTCCGCGCAGACACGCTTCAGCGATCTTGATTGCTTGTTCACTATTGTCAGCGCGGATAACGGCGACAATGCCATCCTCACACAATCTGCTTATCACTCGCAGCTTATTCATGGCCATTTATCATTTCCCCTTGTTCTTTAATCATTACCTCAAATACGCAAGGACATTCGCCGCAGCCATGACGCCCATGTTCTCGATCGCTTGATACGTTGAAGCGGCACAATGCGATCCGATAATTAGGTTATCCAGTTCCAGAAAACCTTTATCTTGCGGGGGTTCCTGTTCGAATACATCCATTCCGGCTCCCCATATCCGGTTTTCCTGCAAAGCCGCAAGAAGCGCCTGTTCATCGATAAGCC
Above is a genomic segment from Paenibacillus sp. HWE-109 containing:
- the glpK gene encoding glycerol kinase GlpK, whose translation is MAEKYVMSFDCGTTSTRTILFDHNGNIVSVAYQDFAQIYPKPGWVEHNPMDIWEAQLKTAKEALKQANASASDIVGIGITNQRETTILWDKATGKPVMNAIVWQDRRTADVCQELKEQGLSEYVKENTGLLIDSYFSGTKIKWILDHIEGAREKAEKGELLFGTVDTWLIWNLTGGKVHITDYSNASRTMLFNINRIEWDAKMLHELGIPLAILPELRPSSDVYGLTDESLFGASIPVAAAVGDQQGALFGQACFHEGMVKATYGTGGSLLMHTGSKPIRSDSGLLTTVAWGLNNKVEYALEGLLYVVGASVQWLRDELKLISDAKETEQLAQEVADTNGVYVVPAFVGLSAPYWDQYARGAILGLTRGANRNHIVRATLESIAYQIRDVITCMEQDSDIKNSELKVDGGVCCNNFVMQFQADLLGVPVIRPKVVESTARGAAFLAGLATGFWQSQSELLDTFELDRRFEPTFDICKRNQLYAGWQKAVDRAKDWEEH
- a CDS encoding SDR family oxidoreductase gives rise to the protein MYPKGTQLEGKVAIVTGAASGIGEAVSKIFAANASKVLLVDIDEERMKQVAAEIEAENGICDWIVGDVTEEDEVANFFKYANDKWGSVDLLVNSAGRDSLSPPIGQTTLEEWNKTIGPNLTAVFLCCREAFRYMEKQTTGGRIINMGSSSAKVASCPGHSPYRASKHGMMGLSKNILLEGKDKNIGVTVINPSHVKTPMTKVIDSGIYDGDLAAYTDGWLDEKELKEGIYNSCIDVENVAEATLFVATRTPDVTIPSFSFYPTHKVHRYGMEV
- the nagB gene encoding glucosamine-6-phosphate deaminase — encoded protein: MMRIAVFGDPQQADRIGAEVLERVVLDKAHPKLGLATGSSPVGIYQELVERLKLRPVSFKHASTYNLDEYVGLSVDHPQSYSAYMREHLFQHLDMLPSHCHIPNGMAPSLEAEIIRYERLLREAGALDVQLLGIGLNGHIGFNEPGQHLSSETHIVALTEDTRSANAKYFSAEEPIPSHAITMGVGPIMKAECVLFIAHGESKSSIIQAAFTGPVTTSCPASFLQLHSNVIVLLDEEAADGLLNGGKPRYRMIGNKRIEFLYDPKIEEIIGEKGL
- a CDS encoding bifunctional 2-keto-4-hydroxyglutarate aldolase/2-keto-3-deoxy-6-phosphogluconate aldolase, which produces MAMNKLRVISRLCEDGIVAVIRADNSEQAIKIAEACLRGGISSLEITFTIPFAHQVIEKLSHHFSPGEVTIGAGTVLDTETARIAILSGAQFVVSPFVNTEVIRLCNRYGIPCMPGAMTVKEAIEGMEAGADIIKLFPGETYGPSMIRSLKGPLPQVNLMPTGGVNLTTITDWFEAGAVAVGVGGSLISSASQGDYASITEKSRQLVDKVKAFRGG